A window of Haloarcula marismortui ATCC 43049 genomic DNA:
TGGCCGAATACGTCTGTGACTGCTGTGGCGAACCGAACGACCTGTTCACCGGCGACGCGCTGGGAGACCTCGATGCCGAGGTGCTGGCCGAACTCCCGTTCTCGCACGACCTGCAGGGGACGCCAGCACCCGGCAGCGTGCCCGACGCTGTCAGCAGTTTGGGGGACGCCGTCGAGTCCGCCCTCGACACCGCCGGCGAAGTAGGCGTCGACCCGACCGCCGATATCCGGGATTTGCAACCACAAGAGCGCAAAGACCGGGTTCGCGAACGGTTCACCGCGCTGGACAGCGGCGAGCCGTTCGTCCTCGTCAGCGACCGCGACCCGACCCCCGTCGGACAGTTCCTGGGCCGGCTTGCGGAGGCGCCACGTGAGGCCTTCGACCCGTTCGAAGTCCGTCGGGAAACGCCCGAGGCTTGGGTGCTGGAGACAGCCAAGCCGTAGGTATAGTCGCTGGCAGTAAGCAGTGACAAATAGTATCACGCCGCCAGCGCAGGTCTAAAGGCATAATTGTCCGCACCCATAGTAATACGGTAATGACCGCTATACTCGTGGCGGCGGGCCGACTCGCTCGCGGTCGCATACGTGTCAGGTCCCAGTGGGCCGGAGGGGGAACGTGACCGACGCGTTTGCGGTGATGAACGCTATCGGACTGGTCGGGTTCGCATTCGTCGGCGCGGCGAAAGCCATCGAAGAGCGCTACGACGTGTTCGGCGTCACGGTCGTCGGCGTGATGACGGCACTGGGTGGCGGGACGACGCGGGACCTGCTGTTGAACAGGGTTCCGAACTCCCTGCAGTCACCCGGCGAAGTCGCCCTGTCGCTGCTTGGTGTCACCGCCGCTGTGCTGTTCGTGCATTTCCTCGATGACGGGCACCAGCATCCGGTCGTCCTGACGGCCGACGCTATCGGGCTGGCGGCGTTCACTACCACCGGAGCGTTGCTTGGTCAGCAGGCCGGCCTCCCGGTGTTTGCCGTCGTCGCGCTGGCGACGGTCAACGCGGCCGGCGGCGGCGCGATATCGGACCTGCTGTTGGGCCGAACGCCCTTTATTCTCCGTGAGGATTTCTATGCGTCCTGTGCTGTTATCGGCGGCCTCGCCTTCTGGGCGCTGGCACAGATTGGCGTGAGCGTCAGCGTAGCATCGGCCGGGTGCGCACTCGCAGTGCTGCTGGCCCGAGGACTGGGCATCGGCCGCGGGTGGTCACTGCCGACGGTACAGGCGTGGGAGCGACGCGACGCGCAGTAGGACGGCGTTATTTCTCGTTCGGCCACCATCTGAGCGTGAGCGCGACCGACTGGTCCAGACCGAACACGTCCGACGAACGGTCGACAGTCGCGGTTTCCGGGCAGTCGATATCGGTACGCTCGTCGGCGATTTCGACGGTGATTGTCCCCTGTCCTTGCTGAAAACGGTCGGCAAGTGTCTCAAGTTCGGCCAGCAGCGCCTCGCGGGACATCGTCGTTGTCCGGATGGTGTTTTGCTGGGAATGTTCGCCAACGACAGGGTCGATATCCACGTCCGCAGAGCGGTTCGAGAGGACGGCGTTGATGGCCGCCCCGAGCAGTATCACCAGCCCGATGATGTACAGCCAGCTCAGCAGGACGAGGATGCTGGCGATGATGTTCCCGCCCGTCGAACCGGATTTGAACGCCGTGAAGAGAACCTGCGCGACGGTAAGTCCGATTGCGGCAAACGCGACGCCGGGAACAGCTTCAAGCGGTGAAACGTCCGTGTCCGGGAAAATGTAGTACATTGGATAGAAGACAACGAACAATCCGGCGGCCCGGACCAGCCCGCTGGCGACTGTCCACAGCGGGCCACTTCCGGTCTCGGGCAGGACGCTGCCGAGCGCGCTGGCGCTGAGTATCGCCACTGCGACGGTCACGAGCAGTACCAGCCCGTCGCCGAGCTGGTCGAGGAAGGTGTTCGACGCGCCCGTCTCGTAGATGTCGGAGAAGGCCGTGTCAAGCCCCCGGAAGATTCGCAGCGAGCCCCAGAGAAGAAAGCCCACGCCCAGCGCCGACACGGACGCGTCGGCCTCGGTCAGTCCCTGCTGGATGATGCCGCTTGCCTGTGTGGTCAGAACAGCCTCCATGATGCCGACGATGGAGGCCCGTAGCGTGACGTTCTCCGTTCGCTGGACGAAGGTCAACACCAGCAATAACAGCGGAAGAATCGACAGGAACGCGTGGTAGGCTATCGAGCCAGCCATGAACGTGAGCCGTTCCGCCCTGATTTCGTGAACGAGAGCGCGCAGAACCTCCTCCGTACGGGCGCGACTGAAACGCATACGCGGAATTCGACGCCGAGAAGCAAATAGACGCCGCCGTAGCGGACGCTCCCCGACGCCGCCGGCGAGGCGGGTGTCGGTCCAACCGCCGATAGGTGCGGTTTGTCACCCCAGAACCGGTCTGTCACGACCCCAAGTGAGAATAGCAGTTCTGTGGGGTGACCACCCGTAGAGAACGCGTCTAGTCGCCGCTACAAATCCGGGGAGCGCCCCGAAGCGTCACTACTGATGTATGACCTCTCGGGTCGTCGTTGCCAGCGACGCGTAGAACGGTTCCCGTGTTTCTGTCTCGACTTGCCTGAGGAACTCGTCAGTCCAAGCAGCGAGGTGCTCCTCGAAGAACTGGTCAAGCTGGTCGTCGAAGCCCGCTTCTGCCAGATAGGCAGCGAACTCCAGTTCCGTGGCGATATGGTCCGGGAGGTCCGAATAGGCAGCCGCGGGCTGGACGCCGAACTCTCTGTACCAGCGCACGACAGCCATCGTGGCTGGTCCCTTGACCGGGCCGAGTGCATCTGGGTCTTCGCCGTCGCGATAGACGCTCTCGTAGGGCGGACATGGCGGTCCCGCTGGCCCAATAAACAGTCGGGTGTACTCGGTCCTGAGACGATGTCGGTCAGCCGAGCCGAGGTCACCGACCACCGGAGCCAACTCACCGGCTTCAATGGCTTCGGTCAGTTGCTCGGTCGGTTCTCGCCAACATTCGGCGAGGACAGCGTAGGTCGCCGCGGCGTCCGACCGAAACCCATCGCTCCCGATGTCGTGCTCAGGAGATCGCTCACGTGTGGTGGAGGTGTCAGTCTGTCCAGTCATTGTCGTTCCTGTGTGCCGCCATCAGTTGCATACTGTCCGTCGACTCGCTGAATCGGGACGTACTTGAGGCCGAGCGTGACGATGAGCGCGCCGAAGGCGACGATACCGAGGGTGACAACCACCTCGACCAGCGTCGGGGTGTAGGCTCCGGCAGTCGCCCAGATGCCGGTCGTGATGCCGGCATACTCGCCACCGAGCGAGATGCCCGGTGGGAGGTTGATGTTAGCGACCTCGTATCCCGTGAACACCAGACGGATGCCTTCGAACATTGTGCCAAAGACCGCGAGAAGGCTCGCGGTGAAGATGACCGACACGCGCTTTCGCAGCGATGGAATCATCAGCATGACAAGCGGGACTGCCCCGCCGACGACGGTCCAGAGCCAGAAATAAACGGACTCGCCGATGAGGAAGCTCTCTGTGATGGCCCAGAACTCGAAGTGGTTCGCCCAAGCGTGGGGCAGTCGTTCGGCCGCAAGCAGGTACACCACGTGAAGCGCGAGGAAGATACCGAGTAGCTTGCCGAGGCTCGTGAGTTCCTCGCGGTTGACTTCGTAGTTCGTGAGCCGGTCTGCGAGGATCGACACGACCAGCAACAATCCGAGTCCGGAGACGAGTGCCTTGGCGATGAACACCGGTGCGACAAGGGGGCTGAACCAGTCTCCACGTCCGATCTGCGTCGCGAAAATCCACCCGGTCACCGAGTGAAGGGCGACTGCAGTCGGGAGTGCGAGTGCCGCGGTCCAGAACATGAGCGTGCGGTCACGCTCGCGTCCGGCGTCGGTGTCATCGACACCCAGTGCAAGTGGCGACCCCCGCGCAGCAAGGTCACGCCGAGTCAGGAGCCACAGATACCAGAGGTTTAGCACGCCGTAGAGAATGACAATCCCGAAGTCCCACACCATCGGTGAGCGGAAGTCCGGCGAGGTGAAAAACTGGTAGAGCCGCTCGGGCCGCCCGATGTCCGGGAGGATGAGCAGGCCCGCGACCGTGATACAGGCGAGGCTGACCAGCACGCCAAGCCGCGCGAACCCTTCGTAGCGGTGTGAGTGGAAGAACTTCGGTGCGCTCGAAATGATGAGCCCGCCGGCGGACAGCCCGACGAACAGGACGAACATCATGATATACAGGCCCCACGAGAAGACGTTGCGCATCCCCGTGGCCACAAGGCCCGTGGTGAGTTGGTAGCCCCAGGCTGCCAGTCCAGCGACCATGAGGCTCGCGAGCAGGCCGAGCCACAGCTTTCCTTTCGTTCCGAAGGCCGGAATCGCGATTCGGGATGAGTCAGCGGCCATCAGTCATCACCTCCGGACCCCACTGCTGGGACGTGTGGAGCTGCATCACCCTCGATGGAGTGGTGGCTTCCACCCGAGCCACTGCTGTCGCTTTCACCGGCCTCAGCTGGCACGTCCTCTGACCCATCGGACCACGGAGAGACATCGTCGAGCTCGCTCTCCATTTTATCCGACGTCTGTGGCCGACCGGGGCTCATCTCGCCGCTGATGTAGTGTGTCTTCGGGTTCGTCCCGCGGTCTTCGAGGAGCCGGTCCGTCTCGTACTCGTTGATGTACTTCGAGACGGTGCTTCCCTCGTCGTCAAGGTCACCGAAGATGCGTGCGTCGGCAGGACAGTTGACGACACAGGCCGGGTCGAGTCCCTCGTCGACGCGATGGCTACAGAACGTACACTTCTCGACGACGCCCTGTGGCCGGGCGGCAACGTCGCCCGTCCCCTCCTCGGGCATATGGTCGGGTTCGTCCCAGTTGAACACCCGCGCGTTGTACGGGCAGGCGGCCATACAGTAGCGACAGCCGATGCATTTGTCGTAGTCGATTTCGACAATTCCGTCGTCCCGGGTGTACGTCGCGTTGACCGGACAGACCTTCACGCAGGGCGCGTTTTCGCAGTGCTGGCACGCCGTCGGCTGGTACTGCATATCTAGCGCCCCGCTGCCGCCGTCTTCGGGGTAGCCACCGGACGGGGTGTCCATCTTGTCGCCGCCCTCCGTGAGGACGCGGTTCCAGAACTGTCCCATCGGGACGTTGTTCTCCTGTTTACATGACACTGCGCATGCCTGACAGCCGATACACCGCTCCTGGTCGATTACGAGGCCATAGTTCGTCATCGTTAGTCACCTCCCACACGTGATGTTTCAGCGCCAGTTCCACGCGGGTTGTCCGTTTCGTACTTCTCCGTGTCAAGGTCGTCAGGAGCCGGCTCGACGGCGACACGGACATCGTAGAACGACATTGTCTGGCCGACTTCGCTGACCTCGTTGTGCGTGAGGTCGTTGTGGTGACCCTTGAGGTAGTCACGCGACCACCATCCCTGGTCAGTGTTTACCAGCCCCGGCTGGAATGCCTCGTTGTATTTTGCCTTCACAATCATCTCGCCGCGGTCGTTGTACACGCGGACGTACTCGCCGTCCTCGATACCACGAGCTTTCGCATCCGATGGATGGATGTCCAGCTGCGGCTCGGGGTTGACCTCGCGCACCCAGTTCACCATCTCGTACTGTGAGTGGATGCGGAACCGACTGTGCTTCTGCATGAACATCAGCGGGTACTCGTCGGCCTTTTCGTAGTCGTCGGCTGTCCGGTCTTCGAGCGGCCGTGGGACGTCGAACGTCACGCCCTCCTCGCTCGGGGCGTCATCGTCGTACATTTTGATGCGCCCCGTGTCGGTGGGGAACTCGTCGGTGTACTTGACGATGGGAACGTCCTGCTTCTTTTGAGTCCCCTGCTCGAACAGCGTCTCGAAATCGATGGCGTCGTCCCGGCTGGCGAGTTCCCGAAGCATCTCGCGTTTCGTCTCCGGGAAGTAGTCGCCGAAGCCGAGTCGTTCCGCGAGCCCGCGAACCGCGTAGTAGTCGTCTCTGGCCTCCCACATCGGTTCTTGCACCTTGTGTCGGTACCCGAGGTGTGGATGGGACCCCCAGCCAGAAGTGATGTCCTCCTGTTCGAACCAGTGTGGGGCCGGGAGGATGATGTCCGCGTGCTGGACCGTATCCGTGTGGTGCATATCCGCGACCACGTACATTTCAAGGCTCCTGATGGCCTTTCTGAACCGCTGGCGGTCCGGGAACTGGTTCCCCATCATGTTCGACTCGATAGAGTAGACAGCCCTGACCTTGTGCGGGTCACCGTCGATCATCGCGTCCGGGTATTCGGGGAAGAACAGCGACGGTCCGGGGTCGGCGTCCTCCGGAGTGCCCCAGCCACCGGTACTGAGCGACGCACCGCCGGCATGGTGCGCGTGGATGTTTCCGTGCCGACCGTAGTCACCGGTCAGCCCCATCAGCATCGCATAGGTCTGGCCGAAGACGTGCCCGTGTTTGTACCGCCCGATCGCGTAACTCGGGGCGATGCCACCGGGGCCACGAGTCGCCAGCCATCGGACTGCAGTGCGGATGTTCTCCGCGTCGACGCCGGTCTTCTCCGCGACTTTCGATGGGGCGTAGTCAGCGACGTGGTCCCGGAGTCTGGTCAGCGCTGTCTCACATTCGATGCCGTCGACAGTGAACTCCCCAAAGAGGGCATACGGGCCGTCGGTCTCAGGTTCGAGTTCGACCGGCGTGTTGCTCCCCTGCTCGACGGCGACAACCTGGTCATCGCTGCCGTCGTCGAAGACGGTGCTCGATTTGAGCAGGTCACCAGTGTCTTTCCGGACCAGCGCCGGACCGGTCGTCCGCTTCCGAAGGAACTGTTCGTCGTACGTCTCGTCTTCGAAGACGGTGTGCATCATCGCAAGGGCGAGATGCACGTCTTTCCCGGGCTTGACCGGGAGCCACAGGTCGGCTTTCGACGCTGTCGTCGTATATACCGGGTCCACCACGACAAGCTTCGCGCCGCTCTCGACGGCATCGAGAACCTTTGAGGCGTCCATCTGGAACTGACTGGAGAAGATGTCCGACCCCCAGACGATGATGGTGTTCGCGTTCTCCCAGTCCTCGGCCTCGTTCGTCGGTGGCAGGAAGAAGCCGGTCCCAGTGACCCGGTTGAATCCGCGACCGACGTTGGCGTCGATTCCCCATGCAGACTGGGTTGAGCCGAATAGAGAGGCCAGGCGGCTGAACGCCTTGCCGGTCTGGCCGTAGTTCCCCGACCCCTCATGGAAGAGGACGCTCTCTGCGCCGTGGTCTGTTTTCAACGACTGCATCTTGTCGGCGACGAGGTCGAGCGCCTCGTCCCACGAGACGCGCTCGAACTCGGCATCCGGACCGCGGCCGTCGGGATTGGGGTCGTCGGGCGACCAGTCGGTGCGCTTCATCGGGTATTTCAGTCTCGTCGGGTCGTACACGCGCTGGGTGTGTGAGAGCCCGAGCACACAGGCCCGCTTGTACTGCTCATCTTCCGGCGGGTGTGGCTCGACCTTTCTCACCTGTCCGTCACGGACGTGGACATCGATGGGACACTTCCCGCGACAGTTCGGCGAACAGACGGTCTGGATGACGTCATTTTGCCCGACGTAGTTCTCGATACCCGTGTTGTGCTTTGACGCCGCCGTGTGGTCCCCGCGTTCGGCCAGTCCCTGAAGGAACTCACCGCCGCCGAGACCAAGGGCAGCAGCCGCTCCCCCGGCTTTCAGTACATCACGCCGATACAGCCCATCGTTGTCAGTCATCGTCGAATCCCTCAGGTTTGGTCGGTCGCTCGTCTGCACCGAACTCCGCCAGCACCGCCTCGTGGTACTTTTCGTGGAATTCGGCGTCGCTCAGCTCCCCATTTGAGACGCGGATCGCGTCACGAGCCATCCGTAGCCCCAGATCAGTATCGTACTCGACGCCGTCGAGCATCGCTGTTGCTTCATCTTCCCACTCCTCAATCGGCGTCAATCTCGGTTGCTGTGGGTTATTCATGGCTCTAGTTGTCGATTGCTCTCGGAACTCGGTAGGAAACGCGCTGTATTATGAAGGGGTTTAAATACAGGTGAGAACCGCGCCACTCAGCTTGAACCCACGGTGTAGCCGATAGGCCGATGGCGTGTCGAGAAGCTAGACTGCCGACCGAAACGCGGTTTCACCCATGGAACGGCCTGTTCGCGTTTGTCTCGGTCGCTACAACGCCGGCGTCGATGCTACCGCCAGTACGTCCTGACCGAAAAAATGAGGTTACGGGTCGAAGGCGGCCGTCGCGAGTTTCGATTCAACGGCGTTCAGGCGCTGAGAGAGCGCAGATTTCGAGATACCGAGTGTCGATGCGAGGTCGTCGAGAGTCGTCTGTCTGGGCTGCTGGTAGTAGCCTTCGTCGACCGCGATTATCGCTGCTTCCCGTTGTTTTGTCGTGAGACAGGCGAGGTCGACAGTCGCAGGGTCCGACTCTGTCTTGTTGTCCTGCCGGGATGTCAGCCGTCGCAGGCGCACTCGTTCAGCCGCTGGTTGCAACTGCTCGACCAGCTCGCTGATGACGCTCCGGTCTGAGACGTACGTCTCGATAAAAAGTGAGTCACCGTCTACGCGCCGGGTTCGTGGTACACACCCGACCTCGCTAAACGCCAGACAGAGACAGGCGTCCCCGACCTGATTTGTCGAATGCAGGACCCGCGGGGTACCAGTTTCATCAGAGACGGTCATCTCCGCGTGACAGACTCCGTCGTCGATCTGGTTATGAACGTTCTCGATGTCTGCATCCGGATCCGAAAGTGGACACGAACAGTCATCGGGCAGTTCAATTTCAAACAGAACCTCAATGGTCCGTTCGGAAGCGGTGCCCGTTGTTGTCCCTGTGAGCCCGCTTTCGGATTGGTCCATTCTGTCTGTTCATCTCCGACGTTCAGTTAAATACGTTTTGTCGATTCTCATCGTAACCGACAGACATCGGCAGGTTTGTCCAGAACGTTCATAGAGAATAGCTTCCTGACGTCACGACGGCTCCGAATATGAACTGTGCCACGTCGTGTCTCAGATAGACGGCGTCGGGGCCATGTTCACATGTTGGTGTCACCAGAGACACAAGATAAATGCCGCCTCCGCCTGATACATCGACAATGGTCCTCTCGGACGTTTTGCTTGCCCCCCTGGGACTGGCCGCCCTCCTCCTTACGGTGCCGATCGTCGTGCTGTATCTCATTCGACCGGACCCGCAGGAACTCACGCTGCCGACGTTCCAGTTTCTCGTCGCCGGAGAACGCCAGCAGTCAGCGACGCCGTTTCTCGAACGGATCTCACGGAGCCTGCTGCTGCTGTTGCAGGTGCTGGTCGTGCTGGTGCTCGCGGTCGGACTGGCGACACCGTACGTCACCGTCTCCGAGCGGGCGACAGTAGCGGAGACGGTCATCGTCGTCGACACGAGCGCGTCAATGCAGACCGACGCTGACGGCCAGACGCGCTTCCAGCAGGCCGTCGCGGCCGCCCGAGATGAGGTGACTGGGACAACCTCTGTCGTCACGACGACCAACGGTGGCGAGGTGGTACTCCAGCGTGGCACGCCGACAGCGGCCCAAGGAACGCTGGACGGACTCAGTCCGACGGATGCGCCGGGAGCGCTCAGCGGCGCTATCTCGCAGGCAGCCTCGCTCGCCGGCGAGAACGCCAGAGTCGTCGTCCTGAGCGATTTCGCGGGCGAGGAGTGGACGACCGCGGTCACGACGGCTCGCGGGCGCGGGCTCTCCGTCGACCTCCAGCAGTTCGACGGTGGGGGCGACGGGAACGTCGGCTTCATCGACCGGCGGTTCTCCGGCTCGGCGGTGACGCTGTCGGTGAAAAACTACGGCGACTCGACCGTGACCCGGACCGTCCGGCTCGGGAACGCCCGGCAAGAGCTCCAGCTCGGGCCCGACGACGTGGGTTCGGTGACGCTCCCGGTCCCGGCCAGTGGGAGTGAGGCCCGGCTTAGCCCAGGCGACAGTTTCCCAACGGATGACAGCGTTTACGTCGCCGCACCGGCGGACGCGGCCGTCGACGTGCTGGTGCTGACAAACGACCGGAACCGGTACCTGACCACCGCGCTGTCGGTCGTTGACCGGGTGAACGTGACAGTCAGGCAGCCGCCGACAACGATTCAGGGCGACTACGACATCATCCTGTACAGCAACGTCGACAGGAGTTCGTTGCTCCCCGGGAACGTCGAAACCGGGCGCGAACTGGTCGAAGACGGTGGCGGCGTGGCGGTGCTGGCACAGGACAACCTCCCGCAGCGGTACCGGGACCTCCTCCTCATCGAACCCGGCGAGACCAAGGCGGGCGCGACGGTGGGCCAGACAGCACAGACACAGCTCACCCGCGGCATCGACTTCCAGCCTCCCGAGGAGTACGTTTCGGGCTCGCTGCGCTCCGGGTCGGCCCAGGTACAACTGAGCGACGGGACGCCGCTCATTGCGACCGAGGACCGGAACGGTGGCCGCCTCATGTACTACGGCTACATCGAGGACCGGTCCAGCTTCAAGTTCAATTACCAGTACCCCGTGTTCTGGAAGCGGGCAGTGTACTACCTCGCGGACAGGGAACCGCTCCCGGCGCTGAACCACGAGACCGGCGAGACCGTCCGGTTCGGAAACACCACTGTCGAGGGGCCGGCTGGCCCTGTCTCCGGGAATTCGGTCCCGCTCCAGCGTGCCGGCCTCTACCGGAGCCAGAGCCGGCAGGTGAGTGCGTCGCTGCTGGACGAAAGCGAGTCAAACACCAATGTCGAAGCACTCGACCAGCGCTCCGGGACGGCCGGGAACCTCACCCGGACCGAACGGCGGTCGGTGCCACAGCCGTTGACCGAGTACGTCGCGCTAGGCGGGCTGGTACTCGCACTGGCCGAGGTCGGCTATCTCCGCCGGCGGGGTGACCTCTGATGGCGGTCTCCTACACCCTCACAGAAGGACTCACCGTTGGTGTCGAGCAGCTGTGGCCGCTGCTGGCCCTGCCAGTCGCCGTCGGGCTCCTCGCATATCTCATCCGGCGTGGCGAGGGCGGGACGCGGTCGGCCTCGAACCGGAGCCGCCGACTCCTGCTTGCCAGCCGCGTGCTCATCGTCTGCCTGCTCGTGCTCGGTGCGATGGAGCCGTACACCGTCCAGACCCGGGAGACACCGGGCGAGCCGGGCGTGACACTGCTGACAGACGACTCCGCGAGCATGGGCATCTATCCGAACACGACCGACGCGCTGGTACGGGATATCGAGGACGAGGGCGTCCCGGTGACGCGGGCGACGATCGGTAGCGGGTCGAACTCGCGGCTCGGCGACGGCGTAGCGGCAAACCTCCAGGAAAACGGGACGGTCGTCGTCGTCTCCGACGGTCGTGTCACGGAGGGACGAAGCCTTGCAACGGCTGCCGAGGACGCCGCCGGGCTCAACGCGACCGTCCACAGCGTCACTCCCCAGTCGCCACGAACAGAGCGAGCCGTGACGATAGCCGGGCCGTCGACGGTGAGTCGCGGCGTCCGGTCGCAGTACACCGTCTCGATGGAGGGCGTGAGCGTCCTCGAACCAGTGCCCGTGGAGGTGACCATCGACGGAGAAACGGTCACCGAGGGCGAACTCCGGCCGGACGGGACGCTCACCGTCGACCACACGTTCGAGGCGCTCGGGTCACACCGGGTGACCGCGACGCTGTCCGGCGACGACGAGTACGCGCGAAACGACGTGTTCTACAAGAGCGTCCGCGTCGTCGAACAGCCCGACGTGCTGTACGTCTCACAGGGAGAGTACCCGCTGCGGAACTACCTCGACTCGCTGTACAACGTCTCGACGGCCTCGTCAGTCCCGGCGGACCTCGATGACTACGCCGCCGTCGTCATGCAAGACACGCCGTCGGGCAATATGGGGAACACCACTGCCCTGCAGGACTTCGTCATCAACGGCGGCGGGCTGGTCGTCGCGGGCGGCGACAACGCCTACGAGAACGGCGGTTACGAGACGTCGCCGGTGGCCTCGATGCTCCCGGTCCGGGTGGGGAACGCGACCGGCGGCGAGTCGAACATTGTCATCCTCGTCGACGTGTCCGGCAGCGCTGAGAGCGGCCTCTCGGTACAGAAAGCTGTCGCGCTTGACGTGCTCGACCAGCTCGGCGACGAGAATCAGGTGGGTGTCGTTGCGTTCAACCAGAACGCGTACCGCGTCTCGGAGATGCAAGCGCTCGGTCAGAACCGGGCAGAGACTGCCGATAAGATACGGCGGCTTGAAAGCGGCGGCGCGACGGACATCGCCGTCGGACTTCAGGGCGCTGACGAACTGCTGGACGACCGCGAGGGGACGATCATCCTCCTCAGTGACGGGCAGGACCGGCTCGGCCCGCCGGCGGCCGTTGCCAACCAACTGGGCCGCGAGGGGACCCGCGTCGTCTCGGTCGGCGTCGGCAAGCGCGTCGGCGTCGCGACGATGCGCCAGATCGCCAGCGAGTCCGGCGGCTCGTACTTTGCGGCCGACGAGACCGAGCGCCTGCGGCTCCTCTTTGGCGGCTCCTCGCGGCGCTACCAGGGCGAAAACCTCACCATCGTCACGGAGGACACGTTCATCACCGCCGGCGTCGAGCTGACGGCCAATCCCGGCCAGGCGAACAACGTCCAAGTCAAGCCCGGAGCGGACTATCAGGTCGCCACCGCGGACGGGAAGCCGGCCATCGCCTCCTGGCGGTTTGGGCTGGGCCGCGTGGTCTCTATTACCGCCTACGATTCGGATAACACGATGGGCGGCCTGCTCGACCGACCGGACTCGCTAGTCGTCACGAAATCGGTCAACTACGCGGTG
This region includes:
- a CDS encoding trimeric intracellular cation channel family protein, which gives rise to MTDAFAVMNAIGLVGFAFVGAAKAIEERYDVFGVTVVGVMTALGGGTTRDLLLNRVPNSLQSPGEVALSLLGVTAAVLFVHFLDDGHQHPVVLTADAIGLAAFTTTGALLGQQAGLPVFAVVALATVNAAGGGAISDLLLGRTPFILREDFYASCAVIGGLAFWALAQIGVSVSVASAGCALAVLLARGLGIGRGWSLPTVQAWERRDAQ
- a CDS encoding YhjD/YihY/BrkB family envelope integrity protein, which translates into the protein MRFSRARTEEVLRALVHEIRAERLTFMAGSIAYHAFLSILPLLLLVLTFVQRTENVTLRASIVGIMEAVLTTQASGIIQQGLTEADASVSALGVGFLLWGSLRIFRGLDTAFSDIYETGASNTFLDQLGDGLVLLVTVAVAILSASALGSVLPETGSGPLWTVASGLVRAAGLFVVFYPMYYIFPDTDVSPLEAVPGVAFAAIGLTVAQVLFTAFKSGSTGGNIIASILVLLSWLYIIGLVILLGAAINAVLSNRSADVDIDPVVGEHSQQNTIRTTTMSREALLAELETLADRFQQGQGTITVEIADERTDIDCPETATVDRSSDVFGLDQSVALTLRWWPNEK
- a CDS encoding TorD/DmsD family molecular chaperone; this translates as MTGQTDTSTTRERSPEHDIGSDGFRSDAAATYAVLAECWREPTEQLTEAIEAGELAPVVGDLGSADRHRLRTEYTRLFIGPAGPPCPPYESVYRDGEDPDALGPVKGPATMAVVRWYREFGVQPAAAYSDLPDHIATELEFAAYLAEAGFDDQLDQFFEEHLAAWTDEFLRQVETETREPFYASLATTTREVIHQ
- the nrfD gene encoding NrfD/PsrC family molybdoenzyme membrane anchor subunit, translated to MAADSSRIAIPAFGTKGKLWLGLLASLMVAGLAAWGYQLTTGLVATGMRNVFSWGLYIMMFVLFVGLSAGGLIISSAPKFFHSHRYEGFARLGVLVSLACITVAGLLILPDIGRPERLYQFFTSPDFRSPMVWDFGIVILYGVLNLWYLWLLTRRDLAARGSPLALGVDDTDAGRERDRTLMFWTAALALPTAVALHSVTGWIFATQIGRGDWFSPLVAPVFIAKALVSGLGLLLVVSILADRLTNYEVNREELTSLGKLLGIFLALHVVYLLAAERLPHAWANHFEFWAITESFLIGESVYFWLWTVVGGAVPLVMLMIPSLRKRVSVIFTASLLAVFGTMFEGIRLVFTGYEVANINLPPGISLGGEYAGITTGIWATAGAYTPTLVEVVVTLGIVAFGALIVTLGLKYVPIQRVDGQYATDGGTQERQ
- a CDS encoding 4Fe-4S dicluster domain-containing protein, whose amino-acid sequence is MTNYGLVIDQERCIGCQACAVSCKQENNVPMGQFWNRVLTEGGDKMDTPSGGYPEDGGSGALDMQYQPTACQHCENAPCVKVCPVNATYTRDDGIVEIDYDKCIGCRYCMAACPYNARVFNWDEPDHMPEEGTGDVAARPQGVVEKCTFCSHRVDEGLDPACVVNCPADARIFGDLDDEGSTVSKYINEYETDRLLEDRGTNPKTHYISGEMSPGRPQTSDKMESELDDVSPWSDGSEDVPAEAGESDSSGSGGSHHSIEGDAAPHVPAVGSGGDD
- a CDS encoding molybdopterin-dependent oxidoreductase, encoding MTDNDGLYRRDVLKAGGAAAALGLGGGEFLQGLAERGDHTAASKHNTGIENYVGQNDVIQTVCSPNCRGKCPIDVHVRDGQVRKVEPHPPEDEQYKRACVLGLSHTQRVYDPTRLKYPMKRTDWSPDDPNPDGRGPDAEFERVSWDEALDLVADKMQSLKTDHGAESVLFHEGSGNYGQTGKAFSRLASLFGSTQSAWGIDANVGRGFNRVTGTGFFLPPTNEAEDWENANTIIVWGSDIFSSQFQMDASKVLDAVESGAKLVVVDPVYTTTASKADLWLPVKPGKDVHLALAMMHTVFEDETYDEQFLRKRTTGPALVRKDTGDLLKSSTVFDDGSDDQVVAVEQGSNTPVELEPETDGPYALFGEFTVDGIECETALTRLRDHVADYAPSKVAEKTGVDAENIRTAVRWLATRGPGGIAPSYAIGRYKHGHVFGQTYAMLMGLTGDYGRHGNIHAHHAGGASLSTGGWGTPEDADPGPSLFFPEYPDAMIDGDPHKVRAVYSIESNMMGNQFPDRQRFRKAIRSLEMYVVADMHHTDTVQHADIILPAPHWFEQEDITSGWGSHPHLGYRHKVQEPMWEARDDYYAVRGLAERLGFGDYFPETKREMLRELASRDDAIDFETLFEQGTQKKQDVPIVKYTDEFPTDTGRIKMYDDDAPSEEGVTFDVPRPLEDRTADDYEKADEYPLMFMQKHSRFRIHSQYEMVNWVREVNPEPQLDIHPSDAKARGIEDGEYVRVYNDRGEMIVKAKYNEAFQPGLVNTDQGWWSRDYLKGHHNDLTHNEVSEVGQTMSFYDVRVAVEPAPDDLDTEKYETDNPRGTGAETSRVGGD
- a CDS encoding 4Fe-4S ferredoxin N-terminal domain-containing protein; this encodes MNNPQQPRLTPIEEWEDEATAMLDGVEYDTDLGLRMARDAIRVSNGELSDAEFHEKYHEAVLAEFGADERPTKPEGFDDD
- a CDS encoding helix-turn-helix domain-containing protein; this encodes MDQSESGLTGTTTGTASERTIEVLFEIELPDDCSCPLSDPDADIENVHNQIDDGVCHAEMTVSDETGTPRVLHSTNQVGDACLCLAFSEVGCVPRTRRVDGDSLFIETYVSDRSVISELVEQLQPAAERVRLRRLTSRQDNKTESDPATVDLACLTTKQREAAIIAVDEGYYQQPRQTTLDDLASTLGISKSALSQRLNAVESKLATAAFDP